A single Ctenopharyngodon idella isolate HZGC_01 chromosome 22, HZGC01, whole genome shotgun sequence DNA region contains:
- the tmem200ca gene encoding transmembrane protein 200C encodes MIATGGLLRISARRQDSLRAKNRAENKRKRKAKKKRKNEVVVVKGKLKLCSISGLVAAIGILVLLVGVAMAVLGYWPKESPLYPGLMNTQNAQRTYESRGRELVNVTVRWDLKDKDFRSYNGSSGTAELDSPKQGTFAAFINRYLYSDKLKVFGPLIMGIGIFLFICANAVLHENRDKKTKIINLRDIYSTVIDIHSLRSKESAPLNGFVNYCQSKETKSYGAPHKDSWPSPGSGRHDASSMISSRRLSTTIPRVSSLEKQSFTDTVYSIYQDQNRIPPELRQWETRTIVSTSVNAFTLPMMKLNNRGASERRGSDKTGEAKREFLDAEAICRRLEDLVASRTITKAKVEPAQNHPELPQDSVEVYRSSASLQGAPRVSLQGSQVQLLPPCSPGRKATGSHLSLSALSDYSRSIDLDICTSSTPADRQVRSRRLSCPRLEGLSCGGYTKLEGLGGESFESTDNAMFSHGSSVEVLEKDQEHHNQMDQEESDMVRQYSKKQKLIMVSQSDTTLEDVEMDSVEI; translated from the coding sequence ATGATTGCCACAGGGGGTCTACTGCGGATATCTGCCAGGCGACAGGACTCCCTCCGCGCTAAGAACCGCGCCGAAAACAAGCGCAAGAGGAAAGcaaagaaaaagaggaagaacGAAGTGGTTGTGGTTAAGGGAAAGCTGAAGTTGTGTTCCATATCTGGACTGGTCGCTGCCATTGGGATTCTGGTGCTGCTGGTTGGCGTCGCCATGGCTGTGTTGGGCTACTGGCCCAAAGAGAGTCCGCTGTATCCGGGACTGATGAACACACAAAACGCTCAGAGGACTTACGAGAGCCGAGGACGTGAATTAGTCAATGTGACCGTCAGATGGGATCTTAAAGATAAAGACTTCAGGAGCTATAATGGCTCCAGTGGGACTGCTGAGCTGGATTCACCTAAGCAGGGAACATTTGCTGCATTTATTAACAGATACTTGTATTCAGACAAGCTAAAGGTGTTCGGACCTTTAATTATGGGCATCGGGATCTTCCTATTCATTTGTGCTAATGCAGTGCTTCACGAAAACAGAGACAAAAAGACCAAAATCATTAATCTCAGAGACATCTACTCAACAGTGATTGACATTCATAGTTTGCGAAGCAAGGAGTCCGCGCCGCTGAACGGTTTCGTGAACTACTGTCAATCGAAAGAGACCAAATCCTACGGAGCCCCTCATAAAGACTCCTGGCCTTCTCCAGGCTCCGGTCGACATGACGCAAGTAGCATGATCTCATCCCGACGTCTGTCTACCACCATCCCACGAGTCTCGTCTTTGGAGAAACAGAGCTTTACGGACACCGTCTACAGTATCTATCAAGATCAGAACCGAATCCCACCTGAGCTAAGGCAGTGGGAAACCAGAACCATCGTGTCCACCTCAGTCAATGCTTTCACTCTGCCAATGATGAAGCTCAACAACCGAGGAGCATCCGAAAGAAGGGGTTCGGACAAAACCGGAGAAGCCAAGAGAGAGTTTTTGGACGCCGAGGCCATTTGCAGACGTTTGGAGGATCTGGTAGCGTCTAGGACCATCACAAAGGCCAAAGTGGAACCTGCTCAAAATCATCCAGAGCTTCCGCAGGACTCGGTGGAGGTTTACAGGAGTAGCGCCAGTTTGCAAGGAGCACCTCGAGTTTCTCTGCAGGGTTCCCAGGTTCAGCTGCTTCCGCCATGTTCGCCGGGCCGCAAGGCCACAGGATCTCACCTGTCTTTAAGCGCTTTGTCTGACTACTCCAGGTCTATTGATTTGGATATCTGTACGTCATCTACCCCTGCGGACCGGCAGGTGCGATCGAGGCGTCTCAGCTGCCCTCGACTGGAGGGCCTCAGCTGCGGAGGATACACCAAACTCGAGGGTCTGGGCGGCGAGTCCTTTGAGTCCACGGACAATGCAATGTTTAGTCATGGGAGTTCTGTTGAGGTTTTGGAAAAGGACCAAGAGCATCACAATCAGATGGACCAAGAGGAGAGCGACATGGTCAGACAATATTCAAAGAAGCAAAAACTCATAATGGTTTCTCAATCAGACACTACTTTAGAGGATGTGGAAATGGACAGTGTAGAAATTTAA